One Sinorhizobium mexicanum genomic region harbors:
- a CDS encoding ABC transporter ATP-binding protein, whose translation MQHVKANDGVSLPAALDVAGVKHSYGHKQVLSDVSFSIAPQRFTVLLGLNGAGKTTLFSLITHLYSTRHGTIRIFGHDVGREPGEALRRLGIVFQARTLDLDLSIYQNLSYHASLHGIGRREALTRITALLDQIDMSDRLHDKARSLSGGQMRRIEIVRALLHRPPLLLLDEATVGLDIQSRAEILSTIRKLVVTDGISVFWATHLIDEVEETDHVIILDKGRVLADGRVDDVVRSCGADSIREAFAILTGVASVPANGERR comes from the coding sequence ATGCAGCATGTTAAGGCCAATGATGGAGTGAGCTTGCCTGCCGCACTTGACGTGGCGGGGGTCAAACATTCCTACGGCCACAAGCAGGTTCTGTCCGACGTTTCCTTTTCGATCGCACCACAACGCTTCACCGTCTTGCTCGGCCTCAACGGTGCCGGCAAGACGACGTTGTTCTCCTTGATCACCCATCTCTACAGCACCCGCCACGGCACGATCCGCATCTTCGGTCACGACGTCGGCCGGGAACCGGGCGAGGCACTGCGCCGCCTCGGCATCGTGTTTCAGGCGCGCACGCTCGATCTCGATCTGAGCATCTACCAGAATCTCTCCTACCACGCCTCACTGCACGGCATCGGGCGAAGAGAGGCCCTGACGCGGATTACGGCGCTGCTCGACCAGATCGACATGAGCGATCGGTTGCACGACAAGGCACGCAGCCTCTCCGGCGGGCAGATGCGTCGCATCGAGATCGTGCGCGCTTTGTTGCATCGTCCGCCGCTTCTCTTGCTCGACGAGGCGACCGTGGGGCTCGACATCCAGTCGCGTGCCGAGATCCTTTCCACCATCCGTAAGTTAGTGGTTACCGATGGCATCAGCGTCTTCTGGGCCACCCACCTCATCGATGAGGTCGAGGAAACCGATCATGTCATCATACTCGACAAGGGCCGGGTGCTCGCGGACGGCAGGGTCGATGACGTCGTCCGTTCCTGTGGCGCAGACAGCATTCGAGAGGCCTTCGCGATCCTGACCGGGGTCGCTTCGGTTCCGGCCAATGGAGAACGTCGATGA
- a CDS encoding ABC transporter permease → MTLQSAAGPISAGRAMERGFGARQYLVCLKGILIREGLRFLNQRERFISSLVRPLLWLFVFAAGFRQVLGVSIIPPYKTYVLYEVYITPGLCGMILLFSGMQSSLSMVYDREMGNMRTLLVSPFPRWFLLVSKLLAGVTVSILQVYAFLAIAWFWGVKPPWTGYLLVLPALFLSGMMLCSLGMLLSSMIKQLENFAGIMNFVIFPMYFASPALYPLWRIQESSPLLYKICLANPFTYAVELIRFALYGQVDWGSLMFVVAFTTLFLGGAILAYDPSTGLLGRKQDTGGNA, encoded by the coding sequence ATGACTTTGCAATCTGCCGCAGGCCCCATTTCGGCAGGCCGCGCCATGGAGCGCGGCTTCGGCGCCCGCCAATACCTCGTGTGCCTCAAGGGCATCCTGATCCGGGAAGGACTGCGCTTTCTCAATCAGCGAGAGCGCTTCATCTCGTCGCTGGTTCGTCCGCTCCTGTGGCTCTTCGTGTTTGCCGCAGGCTTCCGCCAAGTGCTTGGTGTCTCCATCATCCCGCCCTACAAGACCTACGTGTTGTACGAGGTCTATATCACGCCGGGCCTTTGCGGCATGATCCTGCTGTTCAGCGGCATGCAGTCGTCGCTGTCGATGGTCTACGACCGGGAGATGGGCAACATGCGGACCCTGCTGGTCAGCCCGTTTCCGCGCTGGTTCCTGCTGGTGTCGAAGCTGCTCGCCGGCGTCACCGTATCGATCCTGCAGGTCTATGCCTTTCTCGCCATCGCCTGGTTCTGGGGCGTCAAGCCGCCGTGGACCGGCTACCTGCTGGTGCTGCCGGCGCTGTTCCTCTCAGGGATGATGCTGTGCTCGCTCGGAATGCTTTTGTCGTCGATGATCAAGCAACTGGAGAATTTCGCGGGGATCATGAACTTTGTGATCTTCCCGATGTATTTTGCCTCTCCCGCGCTCTATCCCCTATGGCGCATTCAGGAATCGAGCCCGCTTCTCTACAAGATCTGCCTTGCAAACCCGTTCACTTATGCCGTCGAGCTGATCCGCTTCGCCCTTTATGGGCAGGTCGACTGGGGATCGCTCATGTTCGTGGTTGCGTTCACCACCCTGTTTCTGGGCGGTGCGATCCTCGCCTATGATCCATCGACGGGCTTGCTCGGCCGCAAGCAGGACACCGGAGGAAATGCCTGA
- a CDS encoding ABC transporter substrate-binding protein, protein MNISRRTLCAAALLAVASPLGFPALANPAVPKIRVGVLKFGTVNWELDTIKYNKFDAANGIDLEVVYFAGEDATNVAMLAGDLDVIVSDWLWVSRQRSQGEDLTLAPYSTAVGAIMVKEDALIRAIPDLVGKKIGVTGGSLDKSWLLIQGLARRDHKIDLTKESEIVFGAPPLLSEKAVSGELDAVLNFWHFCARLEANGFRRLIGADDAARALGASGPVSALGYVFHDKWANENPDVAMNFIKASAQAKKLLAQSDAEWQRLAPVVRAEGRELEVLRDRYREGIPNRPLAEEESDAAKLYDLLAELGGEKLVGEARHMAPGTFWAALKT, encoded by the coding sequence ATGAACATATCGCGGCGCACGCTTTGCGCGGCGGCATTGCTGGCAGTTGCAAGCCCGCTGGGCTTCCCTGCCCTGGCAAACCCCGCCGTTCCGAAGATACGGGTGGGTGTCCTGAAGTTCGGCACGGTGAACTGGGAACTCGACACCATCAAGTACAACAAATTCGATGCGGCCAACGGCATCGACCTGGAGGTCGTCTATTTCGCCGGGGAGGACGCCACCAACGTGGCGATGCTTGCGGGCGACCTGGACGTCATCGTTTCCGACTGGTTGTGGGTGTCGCGCCAGCGTTCGCAGGGCGAGGACCTCACGCTCGCACCCTACTCGACCGCCGTTGGCGCCATCATGGTCAAGGAGGACGCGCTAATTCGCGCCATCCCCGACCTCGTTGGGAAGAAAATCGGTGTGACCGGTGGTTCGCTCGACAAGAGCTGGCTTCTAATCCAGGGGCTTGCGCGGCGTGACCACAAGATAGATCTGACCAAGGAGAGCGAGATTGTTTTCGGCGCCCCGCCATTGCTGTCGGAAAAGGCCGTCTCCGGCGAGCTCGATGCGGTCTTGAATTTTTGGCATTTCTGCGCGCGGCTTGAAGCAAACGGCTTCCGCCGCCTGATTGGCGCCGACGATGCGGCGAGGGCGCTTGGGGCGTCGGGCCCGGTCTCGGCCTTGGGATATGTATTCCACGACAAATGGGCGAACGAAAACCCGGATGTGGCGATGAACTTTATCAAGGCAAGCGCGCAGGCCAAGAAACTTCTGGCTCAATCCGACGCCGAATGGCAGCGTCTGGCGCCTGTCGTGCGAGCCGAGGGCAGGGAACTCGAGGTGCTGCGTGATCGCTATCGTGAAGGCATTCCGAACCGGCCTCTCGCCGAAGAGGAAAGCGATGCCGCCAAGCTATATGACCTCCTTGCAGAACTGGGTGGCGAAAAGCTCGTCGGCGAGGCGCGCCACATGGCTCCAGGGACCTTCTGGGCTGCATTGAAGACATGA
- a CDS encoding ABC transporter permease, whose amino-acid sequence MAAFGSEKGAPASRRRRTVPRGIGSILPAVTAVASLLGLCLLWSLAAEIWPSRAFPPPLEVWRVLLKEAASGELGYHLAMTLWRVAAAYVVAMVVGSVIGVLLGTHRRADSFFNPWLVLFLNLPALVVIVLAYIWFGLTEAAAIGAVAINKIPNVVVTMREGARALDPRFAEMATVYRLGRLDRIRHVLMPQLQPYFAAASRSGIALIWKIVLVVELLGRSSGVGFQIYLYFQIFDVAAILAYTLAFVAIMLLIELLLVQPLERHATRWRRRPA is encoded by the coding sequence ATGGCAGCCTTCGGATCGGAAAAAGGTGCACCCGCAAGCCGGCGCAGGCGCACGGTCCCTCGCGGGATCGGCAGCATCCTGCCTGCGGTGACGGCCGTGGCATCGCTCCTCGGATTGTGCCTGCTCTGGAGCCTCGCGGCCGAGATCTGGCCGAGCCGGGCGTTTCCGCCGCCGCTCGAGGTCTGGCGGGTGCTTCTCAAGGAGGCGGCGAGCGGCGAGCTTGGCTATCACCTGGCGATGACGCTTTGGCGGGTCGCAGCCGCCTACGTCGTCGCCATGGTTGTCGGGTCAGTCATCGGTGTCCTGCTCGGCACGCACCGGCGGGCGGATTCCTTCTTCAATCCATGGCTTGTCCTTTTTCTCAACCTCCCGGCCCTGGTCGTTATCGTGCTCGCCTACATCTGGTTCGGCCTGACGGAGGCTGCCGCGATCGGCGCGGTCGCGATTAACAAGATACCCAATGTCGTCGTCACGATGCGTGAGGGTGCGCGCGCGCTCGATCCCCGGTTTGCGGAAATGGCCACCGTCTACCGGCTGGGGCGGCTCGACCGTATCCGCCACGTGCTGATGCCGCAGTTACAGCCCTATTTCGCCGCCGCCTCGCGCTCCGGCATTGCGCTGATCTGGAAGATCGTGCTCGTCGTCGAGCTGCTCGGCCGCTCCAGCGGCGTCGGCTTCCAGATCTACCTGTATTTTCAGATATTCGATGTTGCCGCCATCCTGGCCTACACGCTAGCTTTCGTGGCCATCATGCTGTTGATCGAACTCCTTCTGGTGCAGCCACTTGAACGACATGCAACCCGCTGGCGTCGCCGCCCCGCTTAA
- a CDS encoding ABC transporter ATP-binding protein, protein MQPAGVAAPLKVDITEKTFRSAEGVTIVALRGLSFEVRQGEFACLLGPSGCGKTTTLRILLGLDRQFSGNYQLPEGGSNRIAAVFQEPVLLPWRTVEQNVRLALSPHLRDKELDWLFDILGLSAMRSLYPSELSLGLARRAALARAFATEPAILLLDEPFTSLDERTADRLRRLLMTVWAARPTTALMVTHNLREALLLADRIIVLSPRPAQVLGIFELDLSRHLRDAPALNNLVSDFHKRFPDVG, encoded by the coding sequence ATGCAACCCGCTGGCGTCGCCGCCCCGCTTAAGGTCGACATTACCGAGAAGACGTTCCGGTCGGCGGAGGGCGTTACGATTGTCGCGTTGCGCGGACTTTCCTTCGAGGTAAGGCAGGGCGAATTCGCCTGTCTGCTGGGGCCGTCCGGCTGCGGCAAGACCACAACCCTGCGGATCCTGCTGGGTCTCGATCGGCAATTTTCGGGCAACTATCAGTTGCCCGAAGGCGGCTCCAACCGCATTGCTGCGGTCTTCCAGGAGCCGGTACTGCTCCCCTGGCGGACGGTGGAGCAGAATGTCCGCCTTGCGCTGTCTCCGCACCTCCGGGACAAGGAGCTGGACTGGCTGTTCGATATACTGGGTCTTTCGGCAATGCGGTCGCTCTACCCTTCGGAGCTTTCGCTCGGCCTTGCGCGCCGCGCCGCCCTGGCACGGGCCTTCGCGACCGAGCCTGCCATTCTTCTTCTGGACGAGCCTTTCACCTCGCTCGATGAACGCACCGCCGACAGATTGCGCCGGCTCCTGATGACGGTGTGGGCGGCGCGGCCAACCACCGCGCTGATGGTGACCCATAATCTGCGCGAGGCCCTCCTGCTTGCCGATCGCATCATCGTTCTCTCACCGCGCCCGGCGCAGGTGCTCGGTATCTTCGAGTTAGACCTCTCGCGCCATTTGCGCGACGCGCCGGCGCTCAACAACCTCGTTTCGGATTTTCACAAGCGGTTTCCGGACGTCGGTTGA
- a CDS encoding methanol/ethanol family PQQ-dependent dehydrogenase, with protein sequence MTAAGILTAALAGNAFANDELAKLASDAKNWAMPTGDYANTRYSKLNQINKDNVKNLQVKWTFSTGVLRGHEGGPLVIGDVMYVHAPFPNTVYALDLKNDGKILWKYEPKQDSSVIPIMCCDTVNRGPAYGDGKIILYQADTMVTALDAKTGKVAWQAQNGEKIDGSLAESGTSAPMIVKDKVIVGISGAEFGVRGHITAYNLSDGKRVWRAYSTGPDSETLIDPEKTTHLGKPVGKDSGMNTWEGEQWKTGGGTTWGWYAYDPKLNLIYYGTGNPSTWNPNQRPGDNRWSMTLMARDVDTGEAKWLYQMTPHDEWDFDGVNENILVDGMQINGQPRDVVVHFDRNGFAYTLDRATGELLVAKKYDPTVNWATEVVMDPKSEQYGRPQVVKEFSTEYNGEDVNTKGVCPAALGTKDQQPASYSPKTKLFYVPTNHVCMDYEPYKVGYTAGQPYVGATVTMYPTPKSHGGMGNFIAWDAAKGEIVWSKPEQFSVWSGALATEGDVIFYGTLEGYIKAVDTAGNELYKFKTPSGIIGNINTFEHDGKQYIAVLSGVGGWAGIGLAGGLLGAEGAAEWQQAVAGEKAPTDESQSISTAGLGAVGGYAGLANYTTLGGQLTVFGLPDQ encoded by the coding sequence ATGACCGCCGCTGGAATTTTGACGGCGGCCCTTGCCGGAAATGCGTTCGCCAATGACGAACTGGCGAAACTGGCGTCCGACGCGAAGAACTGGGCGATGCCCACCGGCGACTATGCAAACACCCGCTATTCGAAACTGAACCAGATCAACAAGGACAACGTCAAAAACCTTCAGGTCAAATGGACGTTCTCCACTGGCGTATTGCGCGGCCATGAAGGCGGCCCGCTCGTGATTGGCGATGTGATGTACGTCCATGCGCCGTTCCCGAATACCGTCTATGCGCTTGATCTCAAGAACGACGGGAAGATCCTCTGGAAATACGAGCCAAAGCAGGATTCGAGCGTCATTCCGATCATGTGCTGCGACACGGTCAACCGCGGTCCGGCCTACGGTGACGGCAAGATCATCCTGTACCAGGCCGACACGATGGTCACGGCGCTCGACGCCAAGACCGGCAAGGTCGCCTGGCAAGCCCAGAATGGCGAGAAAATCGACGGGAGCCTGGCCGAGTCCGGCACCTCCGCTCCCATGATCGTCAAGGACAAAGTAATCGTTGGCATATCGGGTGCCGAATTCGGCGTCCGCGGCCATATCACCGCCTACAATCTCAGCGATGGCAAGCGCGTGTGGCGGGCCTATTCCACGGGTCCTGATTCGGAAACGCTGATTGATCCGGAGAAGACCACCCATCTCGGCAAGCCTGTAGGCAAGGACTCCGGGATGAACACCTGGGAAGGCGAGCAGTGGAAGACCGGCGGCGGTACGACATGGGGGTGGTACGCCTATGATCCAAAGCTCAACCTGATCTACTACGGTACGGGGAACCCCTCGACCTGGAACCCCAACCAGAGACCCGGCGACAACCGCTGGTCGATGACGCTCATGGCGCGTGACGTCGATACGGGGGAAGCCAAGTGGCTTTACCAGATGACCCCGCACGACGAATGGGACTTTGACGGCGTCAACGAGAACATTCTCGTCGACGGCATGCAGATCAACGGTCAACCGCGCGACGTCGTTGTGCATTTTGACCGCAACGGCTTCGCCTATACCCTGGACCGTGCAACGGGTGAGCTTCTGGTTGCCAAGAAGTACGATCCGACGGTGAACTGGGCGACCGAGGTCGTGATGGATCCCAAGAGCGAACAGTACGGGCGTCCGCAAGTTGTGAAAGAGTTCTCTACCGAATACAACGGCGAGGACGTTAACACCAAGGGTGTTTGCCCGGCAGCACTTGGAACCAAGGACCAGCAACCGGCAAGCTATTCGCCAAAGACGAAACTGTTCTACGTGCCGACCAACCATGTCTGCATGGACTACGAGCCGTACAAGGTGGGTTACACGGCCGGTCAGCCCTATGTGGGCGCGACCGTGACCATGTACCCCACACCCAAGAGCCACGGCGGCATGGGTAATTTCATTGCCTGGGACGCGGCCAAGGGTGAGATCGTCTGGTCGAAGCCGGAGCAGTTCTCGGTGTGGTCAGGTGCGCTCGCGACTGAAGGCGACGTCATCTTTTATGGCACGCTCGAAGGCTACATCAAGGCGGTGGATACGGCGGGAAATGAACTCTACAAGTTCAAGACACCCTCCGGCATCATCGGCAACATCAACACCTTCGAACATGACGGCAAGCAGTACATTGCAGTTCTGTCGGGTGTTGGCGGCTGGGCCGGCATCGGACTCGCCGGCGGCCTTCTCGGGGCCGAAGGTGCAGCAGAGTGGCAACAGGCGGTGGCCGGCGAGAAAGCTCCGACCGACGAAAGCCAAAGCATCTCCACGGCAGGTCTGGGTGCAGTCGGCGGCTATGCTGGCCTGGCGAACTACACGACGCTCGGCGGGCAGCTGACCGTCTTCGGTCTTCCGGACCAATGA
- a CDS encoding c-type cytochrome, methanol metabolism-related, translating into MVSRNAVLALGAVFPLLIPGNVTAADDKEKAAAVKEEDGKYFDAEGNPTFKFQSDGTVDWYTFSGYRRYHSDCHVCHGPDGMGSSYAPALATSLKNMDYSTFLSIVAEGRKNVGGGKENVMPAFGDNKNVYCYLDDIYVYLRARAVGAAPRGRPPKKADKPEAAKAYESSCMGE; encoded by the coding sequence ATGGTTTCCCGTAATGCAGTTCTGGCGCTCGGCGCCGTGTTCCCGCTCTTGATCCCCGGAAATGTTACAGCGGCTGACGACAAGGAAAAAGCCGCAGCAGTCAAAGAAGAAGACGGCAAATACTTCGATGCCGAGGGAAACCCGACATTCAAGTTTCAGAGCGACGGAACGGTCGATTGGTACACCTTCAGTGGCTACCGGCGCTATCACTCCGACTGTCATGTCTGTCACGGTCCTGATGGGATGGGCTCGAGCTATGCACCCGCCCTGGCCACAAGCTTGAAGAACATGGATTATTCCACTTTCCTCTCGATCGTTGCGGAGGGACGCAAGAACGTCGGCGGCGGCAAGGAAAACGTCATGCCGGCATTCGGCGACAACAAGAACGTCTATTGCTACCTCGACGACATCTACGTCTACCTGCGCGCCCGCGCCGTCGGCGCCGCGCCCCGAGGTCGTCCGCCCAAGAAGGCCGATAAGCCCGAAGCGGCAAAGGCCTACGAGTCGTCCTGCATGGGTGAATGA
- a CDS encoding substrate-binding domain-containing protein, whose translation MAYRVRRICKIALISTAMAVLTPLQTQSQGAGLGAAGELVDPDRLRVCADPSNMPFSDQSGEGFEDKLAEMVATATGRSSVTHTWFPSVTGFVRNTLGANRCDIIMGYAQGDELVQNTNAYYRSSYVLLYKRDGDLAGVETLTDPKLADKKIGVVQGTPPSANMAIAKLMRKAKVYPLMVDTRVAPSMAEVMIRDVLADVIDAAVVWGPMAGYYARKSGADLALVPLTREKGGQRMIYRITMGVRPSDQQWKRTLNAFIRDNQAEINKLLLSYGVPLLNEHDERITQ comes from the coding sequence ATGGCATACCGCGTCCGTCGGATCTGCAAGATAGCCCTCATCTCCACAGCGATGGCCGTCCTGACGCCGTTGCAGACACAATCCCAGGGCGCCGGGCTCGGGGCCGCTGGCGAACTGGTCGACCCGGACAGGCTGCGGGTCTGCGCCGACCCGTCCAATATGCCCTTCTCCGACCAGAGCGGCGAGGGATTCGAGGACAAGCTGGCAGAGATGGTCGCAACCGCGACAGGACGAAGTTCCGTCACCCATACGTGGTTCCCCTCGGTCACTGGTTTTGTGCGCAATACCCTCGGCGCCAATCGCTGCGACATCATCATGGGCTATGCCCAGGGGGACGAACTCGTCCAGAATACCAACGCCTATTATCGCTCCTCCTACGTGCTGCTTTACAAGAGGGACGGCGACCTTGCCGGCGTCGAGACGCTGACCGATCCGAAACTTGCAGACAAGAAAATCGGCGTGGTCCAGGGAACGCCACCCTCCGCGAACATGGCAATCGCAAAACTGATGCGCAAAGCGAAGGTCTACCCTCTCATGGTCGACACGCGGGTAGCGCCATCGATGGCGGAGGTCATGATCAGGGACGTGCTGGCCGACGTGATCGACGCCGCCGTGGTCTGGGGCCCGATGGCAGGCTATTACGCGCGCAAGTCCGGTGCCGATCTGGCGCTCGTGCCCCTGACCAGGGAGAAGGGCGGCCAGCGCATGATCTATCGGATCACGATGGGGGTGCGGCCCTCCGACCAGCAATGGAAACGCACACTCAACGCCTTCATCAGGGACAACCAGGCGGAAATCAACAAGCTCCTGCTCTCATATGGCGTCCCGCTGCTCAATGAACACGACGAGAGGATCACGCAGTGA
- a CDS encoding S-(hydroxymethyl)glutathione dehydrogenase/class III alcohol dehydrogenase, whose protein sequence is MDVRAAVATEAGKPLQIMTVQLEGPKAGEVLVEVKATGICHTDDFTLSGADPEGLFPAILGHEGAGIVVDVGPGVTSVKKGDHVIPLYTPECRACPSCLSRKTNLCTAIRATQGQGLMPDGTSRFSIGKDKIHHYMGCSTFANFTVLPEIAVAKVNPDAPFDKICYIGCGVTTGIGAVINTAKVEMGSTAIVFGLGGIGLNVIQGLRLAGADMIIGVDLNNDKKPWGEKFGMTHFVNPKEVGDDIVPYLVNMTKRGADQIGGADYTFDCTGNVKVMRQALEASHRGWGKSVIIGVAGAGQEIATRPFQLVTGRTWMGTAFGGVRGRTDVPKIVDWYMEGKIAIDPMITHTLPLDDINKGFELMHSGESIRSVVIY, encoded by the coding sequence ATGGACGTACGCGCCGCCGTCGCCACTGAGGCCGGCAAACCACTGCAAATCATGACGGTTCAGCTCGAAGGGCCGAAGGCCGGCGAGGTGCTGGTCGAGGTCAAGGCGACCGGCATCTGCCACACCGATGATTTCACCCTCTCCGGCGCCGATCCGGAAGGGCTGTTCCCGGCGATCCTCGGCCACGAGGGCGCTGGCATCGTCGTCGACGTCGGCCCCGGCGTCACCTCGGTGAAGAAGGGCGACCATGTCATTCCGCTCTATACCCCGGAATGCCGCGCCTGCCCGTCGTGCCTCAGCCGCAAGACCAATCTCTGCACCGCCATCCGCGCCACGCAAGGGCAAGGGCTGATGCCGGACGGCACCTCGCGGTTTTCGATCGGCAAGGACAAGATCCACCACTATATGGGCTGCTCGACCTTTGCCAACTTCACCGTGCTGCCGGAGATCGCCGTCGCCAAGGTCAATCCCGACGCGCCGTTCGACAAGATCTGCTACATCGGCTGCGGGGTGACCACCGGCATCGGCGCGGTGATCAACACCGCCAAGGTGGAAATGGGATCGACCGCGATCGTCTTCGGTCTCGGCGGCATCGGTCTGAACGTCATCCAGGGGCTTCGGCTTGCCGGTGCCGACATGATCATCGGCGTCGATCTGAACAACGACAAGAAGCCCTGGGGCGAAAAATTCGGCATGACCCACTTCGTCAACCCGAAGGAGGTCGGCGACGACATCGTGCCCTATCTCGTCAACATGACGAAGCGCGGCGCCGACCAGATCGGCGGCGCCGACTACACCTTCGACTGCACCGGCAATGTCAAGGTGATGCGCCAGGCGCTCGAGGCCTCGCATCGCGGCTGGGGCAAGTCGGTGATCATCGGGGTGGCCGGCGCCGGCCAGGAGATAGCCACCCGGCCGTTCCAGCTGGTCACCGGCCGCACCTGGATGGGTACCGCCTTTGGCGGCGTGCGCGGGCGCACCGACGTGCCGAAGATCGTCGACTGGTACATGGAGGGCAAAATCGCAATCGACCCGATGATCACCCACACGCTGCCGCTCGACGACATCAACAAGGGCTTCGAACTGATGCATTCCGGCGAGAGCATCAGGAGCGTCGTGATCTACTGA
- the gfa gene encoding S-(hydroxymethyl)glutathione synthase: protein MASSISIHPAVDGGIRPASPDFAGGTLVCGCTDRPVKVRIEGQIAHNHACGCTKCWKPSGSNFSIVAVVPHDKVTVLENGDKLQVVDPSALIQRHACKQCGVHMYGPVEREHAFQGLDFIHPERFQESGWAPPGFAAFVSSIIESGVDPSRMDGIRARLRELGLEPYDCLSPALMDYVATWVAKKSGALPS, encoded by the coding sequence ATGGCAAGTTCAATCAGCATTCATCCGGCGGTGGATGGCGGCATCAGACCCGCCAGCCCGGATTTTGCCGGAGGTACGCTTGTTTGTGGCTGCACGGACAGGCCGGTTAAGGTCAGGATCGAGGGCCAGATCGCCCACAATCACGCTTGCGGCTGCACCAAGTGCTGGAAGCCCAGCGGCAGCAATTTCTCCATCGTCGCCGTTGTTCCACATGATAAGGTCACCGTGCTCGAGAACGGCGACAAGCTGCAGGTGGTCGACCCGTCCGCGCTGATCCAGCGGCACGCCTGCAAGCAATGCGGCGTTCATATGTATGGACCGGTGGAGCGGGAACATGCCTTCCAGGGGCTGGACTTCATCCACCCCGAGCGCTTCCAGGAGTCGGGCTGGGCGCCTCCGGGCTTCGCGGCTTTCGTCTCCTCGATCATCGAATCAGGTGTCGATCCGAGCCGCATGGATGGCATTCGCGCTCGCCTGAGGGAGCTGGGGCTGGAGCCCTATGACTGCCTGTCGCCAGCCCTGATGGACTATGTTGCCACCTGGGTCGCGAAGAAATCGGGCGCGCTTCCGAGCTGA
- a CDS encoding methylated-DNA--[protein]-cysteine S-methyltransferase, whose protein sequence is MGRTVHHYFIFETAGGFCGIAWNDNGITRFHLPTKDAGATERMLLRRLPDAESGTPTPEVLEAVAAAKRYFEGEEIDFSGFKLDLAGQEAFFRQVYAAARRVCWGQTTTYGALAKQLGAGPEAARDVGQAMAKNPIPLIIPCHRVLAAGGKIGGFSAPGGASAKTRMLELEGVHVGAPPAVQQSFGF, encoded by the coding sequence ATGGGACGGACAGTGCATCATTACTTCATCTTCGAAACGGCTGGCGGTTTCTGCGGCATCGCCTGGAACGACAACGGCATAACGCGCTTCCATCTGCCGACAAAAGATGCCGGCGCGACCGAGCGAATGCTGCTGCGCCGTCTTCCCGATGCCGAATCCGGCACGCCCACGCCCGAGGTGCTCGAAGCGGTCGCGGCCGCGAAGCGTTACTTCGAGGGCGAGGAAATTGATTTCTCCGGCTTCAAGCTTGATCTCGCCGGGCAAGAAGCGTTTTTCAGGCAAGTTTATGCCGCTGCGCGGCGGGTCTGCTGGGGGCAGACGACCACCTACGGAGCGTTGGCGAAGCAGCTCGGCGCAGGACCGGAAGCGGCGCGGGACGTCGGCCAAGCCATGGCGAAGAATCCGATCCCGCTGATTATTCCCTGCCACCGCGTGCTGGCCGCCGGCGGCAAGATCGGCGGTTTCTCCGCGCCGGGCGGTGCATCGGCAAAGACGCGCATGCTCGAACTGGAAGGCGTTCATGTCGGCGCGCCGCCGGCGGTGCAACAATCCTTCGGCTTCTGA